In Sutterella faecalis, a genomic segment contains:
- a CDS encoding glutamine--tRNA ligase, with amino-acid sequence MSDNTEAQTGRATNFIRNIIEEDLAEGANQPRYWCGYPAPYSEELEKGQPDTAKIRTRFPPEPNGYLHIGHAKSICLNFGLARDYGGRCHMRFDDTNPVKEDQEYVDGILDSVRWLGFSWEHGSEKNLYFASSYFEYMYAFAEHLIKTGYAYVDEQTADEMRDNRGTLKEPGKNSPYRDRSVEENLRIFREMRDGKHAEGSMVLRARIDMASPNINLRDPAIYRIRFAEHHSTGNKWCIYPMYTFAHPIEDSLENITHSICTLEFEDQRAFYDWALERVIPVLRTPQYEEAQKIVAAMAKGEDARAMAFAAAAYAAREKLGQSAPEAEVAKLFEGWKDGVPADLSDASVKHFFEVLLAHPENFTPLLQAALSATVRKNFFLLSHQYEFNRLNLTYVVVSKRKLIQLVTEHYVDGWDDPRMPTIVGLRRRGFTPESLQTFAERCGVSRVAGGWIDYSVLEQCLREDLEARAERRMTVLHPLKLIIDNYPEGQSETLIAENHPQKPEMGTREITFSRELWIEESDFAEVPPKGFRRLTIPADGSPAKPVRLRYGYVIVPTSFEKDASGKVIAVHANYLPETRSGTEGSMSVKTKATIHWLDAGTAKAAEVRVYDRLFCEPNPEAGEGSFLDRLTPNSKTILQSFVEPCTAEAKPDDKFQFERSGYFVADRKDHSPEHPVFNLSVGLRDSWGK; translated from the coding sequence AAGAGGATCTGGCTGAAGGCGCCAATCAGCCGCGCTATTGGTGCGGCTATCCGGCTCCCTATTCCGAGGAGCTCGAGAAAGGCCAGCCCGATACGGCGAAAATCCGTACGCGTTTCCCGCCGGAGCCGAACGGCTACCTCCACATCGGTCACGCGAAGAGCATCTGCCTCAACTTCGGTCTCGCCCGCGATTACGGCGGCCGCTGCCACATGCGCTTTGACGACACCAATCCCGTGAAGGAGGATCAGGAGTACGTCGACGGCATTCTCGACAGCGTCCGCTGGCTCGGCTTCTCCTGGGAGCACGGCAGCGAAAAGAACCTTTATTTCGCAAGCTCCTACTTTGAGTACATGTACGCTTTTGCCGAACACCTCATCAAGACGGGCTACGCCTATGTGGATGAGCAGACGGCAGACGAAATGCGCGACAACCGCGGCACGTTGAAGGAACCGGGAAAGAACTCTCCCTACCGTGATCGTTCGGTTGAGGAGAATCTGCGCATCTTCCGCGAAATGAGAGACGGCAAGCACGCCGAAGGTTCGATGGTGCTTCGCGCCCGCATCGACATGGCGAGCCCCAACATCAACCTTCGCGATCCGGCGATCTACCGCATCCGCTTTGCTGAACACCATTCGACGGGCAACAAGTGGTGCATCTATCCGATGTACACCTTCGCGCACCCGATCGAGGATTCGCTCGAAAACATCACTCACTCGATCTGCACGCTCGAATTCGAAGACCAGCGTGCTTTCTATGACTGGGCGCTTGAGCGCGTGATCCCGGTGCTTCGCACTCCCCAGTATGAGGAAGCGCAGAAGATCGTTGCCGCGATGGCAAAGGGCGAGGATGCAAGAGCCATGGCTTTCGCTGCGGCAGCTTATGCGGCGCGCGAGAAGCTCGGTCAGAGCGCTCCGGAAGCAGAAGTTGCGAAGCTTTTCGAAGGCTGGAAGGATGGCGTGCCCGCCGACCTCTCGGATGCGTCCGTGAAGCACTTCTTCGAAGTGCTCCTCGCGCATCCGGAAAACTTCACTCCGCTCCTTCAGGCAGCGCTCTCGGCGACGGTGAGAAAGAACTTCTTCCTCCTCTCGCATCAGTACGAATTCAACCGTCTGAACCTCACGTATGTGGTGGTGAGCAAGCGCAAGCTCATTCAGCTCGTCACGGAACATTACGTCGACGGCTGGGACGATCCCCGCATGCCCACGATCGTGGGTCTGCGCCGCCGCGGCTTTACGCCGGAAAGCCTCCAGACCTTTGCGGAACGCTGCGGCGTTTCCCGCGTTGCGGGCGGCTGGATCGACTATTCCGTGCTTGAGCAGTGCCTGCGCGAGGACCTCGAAGCGCGTGCTGAGCGCCGCATGACGGTGCTTCATCCCCTGAAGCTCATCATCGACAATTATCCGGAAGGTCAGTCTGAAACGCTGATCGCGGAAAATCATCCGCAGAAGCCCGAAATGGGAACGCGTGAAATCACTTTCTCGCGCGAGCTCTGGATTGAGGAGAGTGATTTTGCGGAAGTGCCGCCCAAGGGCTTCCGCCGTCTCACGATCCCGGCTGACGGGTCTCCCGCCAAGCCCGTGCGTCTGCGCTACGGCTACGTGATCGTCCCGACCTCGTTTGAAAAGGATGCTTCCGGGAAGGTGATAGCAGTGCATGCAAATTACCTCCCTGAAACGCGCTCCGGCACCGAAGGCTCGATGAGCGTGAAGACGAAGGCCACCATTCACTGGCTGGACGCCGGGACGGCAAAGGCCGCGGAAGTGCGCGTCTACGACCGGCTCTTCTGCGAACCCAATCCGGAAGCAGGCGAAGGAAGCTTCCTCGACCGTCTCACGCCCAATTCGAAGACGATTCTCCAGTCGTTTGTGGAGCCCTGCACGGCAGAGGCAAAGCCTGACGACAAGTTCCAGTTCGAGCGCAGCGGCTACTTCGTTGCCGACCGCAAGGATCATTCGCCGGAACACCCTGTCTTCAATCTGTCCGTCGGACTTCGCGATTCCTGGGGAAAATAA
- a CDS encoding FMN-binding protein → MKKIIVAAAAALLAVGAQAATYKDGSYTGEGKGRESVITVQVDVKGGKIADVKVVKHGETEMIIAAPIEQMIPEIVKKNGVEGVDSVGGATLSSEGIKAAVKDALSKAQ, encoded by the coding sequence ATGAAGAAGATTATTGTTGCCGCTGCTGCTGCTCTTCTCGCCGTCGGCGCCCAGGCTGCCACCTACAAGGATGGCTCCTACACGGGTGAAGGCAAGGGCCGTGAGTCCGTCATCACCGTTCAGGTTGATGTCAAGGGCGGCAAGATTGCCGACGTCAAGGTTGTGAAGCACGGCGAAACCGAAATGATCATCGCTGCTCCGATCGAACAGATGATCCCGGAAATCGTCAAGAAGAACGGCGTTGAAGGTGTTGACTCCGTCGGCGGCGCCACGCTCTCCTCCGAGGGCATCAAGGCTGCCGTTAAGGATGCTCTCTCGAAGGCCCAGTAA
- a CDS encoding FAD:protein FMN transferase: MLRHSLSFLVPGRTLRLLAVSLAIAAAIGFSFPPESVSAAPASASQEAEAAEYELDTTTLHMGTVVSAKLLGKTPEAVKRYAELVESEVKRYDDMMSVHKETPLNEVNRRAGEAVPVTPEIAEMSRMALKIADETGSAFEPMIGPLVNLWKIGFGGNEVPSDEAIKKAIELVDHRKVRVWEDKGQWFMQIGKGQNVDMGAIAKGYIGQKLAEKLVVAGATHGLLDLGGNVVAIGEKFPGQPWRIGLRSPDKERGSYFAVISAANESVITSGAYERNFEKNGRRYGHILSPVTGRPVTTDIASVTIVDSHGARADALCTALFAMGWDKAEAFLRAHPEVHAVLLKENLEDALVSEALRNKIQPYDSNLRMHFIEQQGS; this comes from the coding sequence ATGCTTCGTCATTCTCTTTCTTTCCTTGTCCCCGGTAGAACGCTTCGACTGCTTGCCGTTTCTTTGGCCATTGCTGCCGCCATCGGCTTTTCTTTCCCTCCGGAAAGCGTATCGGCGGCACCTGCGTCCGCGTCTCAGGAGGCTGAAGCCGCAGAATACGAGCTCGACACCACGACCCTTCATATGGGAACGGTGGTGAGCGCGAAGCTCCTCGGAAAAACGCCTGAAGCTGTGAAGCGCTATGCCGAACTTGTGGAGTCGGAAGTGAAGCGCTATGACGACATGATGAGCGTGCACAAGGAAACGCCCCTGAATGAAGTCAACCGCCGTGCCGGGGAAGCCGTGCCGGTGACGCCGGAAATCGCTGAAATGTCGAGAATGGCACTGAAGATTGCCGATGAAACCGGGAGCGCCTTTGAGCCCATGATCGGCCCGCTCGTCAACCTCTGGAAGATCGGCTTCGGCGGAAATGAAGTGCCCTCAGACGAAGCAATCAAAAAGGCGATTGAACTCGTTGATCACCGCAAGGTCCGCGTCTGGGAAGACAAGGGACAATGGTTCATGCAGATCGGCAAGGGCCAGAACGTCGATATGGGCGCCATTGCCAAGGGCTACATCGGCCAGAAGCTCGCTGAGAAGCTCGTTGTGGCGGGAGCCACGCACGGTCTCCTGGATCTCGGCGGCAATGTCGTTGCTATCGGTGAAAAATTTCCCGGACAGCCCTGGCGCATCGGGCTCCGGAGCCCGGACAAGGAACGCGGCAGCTATTTCGCCGTCATTTCTGCAGCGAACGAGAGCGTCATTACCTCCGGCGCGTATGAACGCAACTTCGAAAAGAACGGTCGTCGGTACGGCCATATTTTGAGTCCGGTAACCGGTCGACCGGTGACGACGGACATTGCGTCCGTCACGATTGTCGACAGCCATGGGGCTCGCGCTGATGCGCTCTGCACGGCGCTTTTCGCAATGGGCTGGGATAAGGCGGAAGCTTTCCTCAGGGCCCACCCGGAAGTGCATGCGGTGCTCCTCAAAGAGAATCTTGAGGATGCGCTCGTTTCGGAGGCTCTGCGCAATAAAATTCAGCCATACGATTCGAACCTCAGAATGCACTTCATCGAGCAGCAAGGAAGCTGA
- the dnaE gene encoding DNA polymerase III subunit alpha, which produces MGSEPLAPFLHPYSLSTHMTDPRFIHLRFHSEYSITDGIVRVDPMIHAVEKSGGVAIGICDLMNIFGGLRFYTHALAAGIKPILGCDLKVMNPKDLKKPYRLGVYCMNHEGYHSLCVLLTKAFLTKNDAARGLIDPAWFDNGGGKGLICLSGASQGELGQLLLSKRWALAEEALERYKAWFPDCFYVELQRAGRPSDELATARLANFATEHRIPVVATHPIQFLNKEDFEAHEVRCSIAEGYTLQDPRRSRSFTEEQYFKSEDEMCELFKDIPAALVNSVEIAKRCNLDGVLSKPQLPLFPTPDGMSLDDYIDKLSKEGLQKRLEFLYPDPKVLEEKRPAYDKRLEYELGIIKGMKFPGYFLIVQDFINWSKRNGVPVGPGRGSGAGSLVAYSLGITDLDPLHFDLLFERFLNPERVSMPDFDVDFCQYNRDRTIDYVKRAYGADAVSQIATFGTLGAKAVVRDVGRALDVPYMKTDALSKLIPMQPGRNISLDEAIAEVPEFKDAIENDDEYKEIIRIAKPLEGLTRNLGMHAGGVLIAPGKLTDFCPLYNSDGRPENTISQFDKKDVENVGLVKFDFLGLTTLSILAKAVEFIDKLYPEQHFELERIPVDDVETYELFQQGNTAAVFQFESEGMRTLLKQAKPDRLEDLVALNALYRPGPMDLIPSFIDRKFGREKVEYLDQRMEPVLKETYGIMVYQEQVMRVAQVVGGYSLGGADLLRRAMGKKNVEEMKRQRAVFVKGAAERNVKESVATEIFDLMEKFAGYGFNKSHAAAYSYVAYQTAYLKVHHTSSFYAANLCMVMDDGDKMNALVTDAKNNGINFLIADINQSDWFFSVPNEAQIRFGLGAIKGINRSVVESIIRSRKEEGPYTDIFNFAKRVPEINQKIFESLIKAGAFDSIDRRRNVLLANVSDAIQYSRGLQDHLGQDALFGEEVATPLLKEDSPIESKALEWEKSVYGFWVSGHPYEQYRNLFRNELGRKRLLDLVPGRETIHVTGLVGEVRQVVGKKGAFGIVKLDDGSSVIELLIYTTVWEKYKNKIENGNFLEAVGKVKFDDYTKQLSIVVDGIDDLTGYFSAHVSRIMIRPCYHTLYLEKIKNIVSNNSSSAGAPKVCLLYRNEKNKLTGVIELGGFSYNVSALIKLTDFINIDIL; this is translated from the coding sequence TTGGGTTCTGAACCTTTGGCGCCGTTTTTGCATCCGTACTCTTTAAGCACCCACATGACCGATCCTCGCTTCATCCATCTCCGGTTCCATTCCGAATATTCGATTACAGACGGCATCGTTCGCGTGGATCCCATGATCCATGCAGTGGAAAAGAGCGGAGGCGTTGCCATCGGCATCTGCGACCTGATGAATATTTTTGGCGGCCTGCGCTTTTATACGCATGCGCTCGCTGCCGGCATCAAGCCGATTCTCGGATGCGACTTGAAGGTCATGAATCCGAAGGACCTGAAGAAGCCGTATCGGCTCGGGGTCTACTGCATGAATCATGAGGGCTACCACTCCCTCTGCGTGCTCCTCACGAAAGCGTTTCTTACGAAGAACGACGCTGCCCGCGGGTTGATTGACCCCGCCTGGTTTGATAACGGCGGCGGGAAGGGTCTCATTTGCCTCTCGGGCGCCTCGCAGGGCGAACTCGGACAGCTCCTTCTATCGAAGCGCTGGGCGCTCGCAGAAGAGGCGCTCGAGCGCTATAAGGCCTGGTTCCCGGACTGCTTCTATGTTGAACTCCAGCGTGCCGGACGACCTTCCGACGAGCTTGCTACCGCGCGACTGGCGAATTTTGCCACCGAACACCGGATTCCGGTCGTAGCGACCCATCCGATTCAGTTCCTCAACAAGGAAGATTTTGAAGCGCATGAAGTGCGCTGCTCCATTGCAGAGGGCTATACGCTCCAAGATCCGCGTCGGAGCAGAAGCTTTACGGAAGAGCAGTACTTTAAGAGCGAAGACGAAATGTGCGAGCTCTTCAAGGACATCCCGGCTGCGCTCGTCAACTCCGTTGAAATCGCAAAGCGCTGCAATCTTGACGGCGTGCTCTCGAAACCACAGCTCCCGCTTTTCCCCACGCCTGACGGCATGTCGCTTGACGACTACATCGACAAGCTCTCTAAGGAAGGCCTCCAGAAGCGCCTCGAGTTTCTTTATCCGGATCCCAAGGTTCTGGAAGAGAAGCGTCCGGCTTACGACAAGCGCCTCGAATACGAACTCGGCATCATCAAGGGCATGAAGTTCCCGGGGTACTTTCTTATCGTTCAGGACTTCATCAACTGGTCGAAGCGAAACGGCGTTCCGGTGGGGCCGGGACGCGGATCAGGCGCAGGTTCGCTTGTCGCTTATTCTCTTGGCATTACGGATCTGGATCCGCTTCATTTCGACCTCCTTTTTGAACGCTTCCTCAATCCGGAACGCGTGTCCATGCCTGACTTCGACGTGGACTTCTGTCAGTACAACCGCGACCGCACAATTGACTATGTGAAGCGTGCGTACGGTGCTGACGCCGTGAGCCAGATTGCAACATTTGGAACGTTGGGCGCCAAGGCCGTGGTGCGCGACGTCGGCCGCGCACTGGACGTTCCCTACATGAAAACGGATGCGCTCTCGAAGCTCATTCCGATGCAGCCCGGCAGAAATATTTCGCTTGACGAAGCGATTGCTGAAGTGCCGGAATTCAAGGACGCGATCGAAAACGACGACGAATATAAGGAAATCATTCGGATCGCGAAGCCCCTCGAAGGTCTCACGCGAAACCTCGGCATGCACGCCGGCGGCGTGCTGATTGCGCCGGGGAAACTCACGGACTTCTGCCCACTCTATAACTCCGACGGGCGTCCTGAAAATACGATCAGCCAGTTCGATAAAAAGGACGTGGAAAATGTCGGCTTGGTGAAGTTCGACTTTCTTGGCCTCACCACGCTTTCCATCCTGGCAAAAGCTGTTGAGTTCATCGACAAGCTCTATCCGGAACAGCATTTCGAATTGGAACGCATTCCGGTAGATGACGTTGAAACCTATGAACTCTTCCAACAGGGCAATACCGCTGCCGTATTCCAGTTTGAATCGGAAGGCATGCGCACGCTTCTCAAGCAGGCGAAGCCCGACCGCCTTGAAGACCTGGTTGCTTTAAACGCGCTCTATCGTCCGGGCCCGATGGATCTGATTCCGTCCTTTATTGACCGAAAATTCGGCCGAGAGAAAGTGGAATACCTTGACCAGCGCATGGAGCCGGTGCTCAAGGAAACCTACGGCATCATGGTTTATCAGGAACAGGTGATGCGAGTCGCCCAGGTGGTTGGCGGCTACTCGCTTGGCGGCGCAGACCTGCTGCGTCGCGCCATGGGTAAAAAGAACGTCGAGGAAATGAAGCGTCAGCGCGCTGTTTTTGTTAAGGGCGCCGCTGAACGCAACGTCAAGGAATCGGTTGCGACTGAAATTTTCGACTTGATGGAGAAATTTGCGGGATACGGCTTCAATAAATCCCACGCAGCGGCCTATTCCTATGTCGCCTATCAGACGGCTTATCTCAAGGTGCACCACACCTCATCCTTCTATGCAGCCAACCTCTGCATGGTGATGGATGACGGCGATAAGATGAACGCGCTTGTCACCGATGCAAAAAACAACGGCATTAATTTCCTGATTGCTGATATCAACCAGAGCGACTGGTTCTTCTCGGTTCCTAACGAAGCGCAGATTCGTTTTGGTCTCGGCGCCATAAAAGGCATCAACCGATCTGTGGTCGAAAGCATTATCAGAAGCCGCAAGGAGGAAGGTCCGTACACGGACATCTTCAACTTTGCCAAGCGCGTACCGGAGATCAATCAGAAGATTTTTGAGAGCCTGATCAAAGCTGGCGCCTTTGATTCCATTGATCGCAGAAGGAATGTCCTGCTTGCCAACGTGAGTGATGCAATTCAGTATTCAAGAGGGCTTCAGGATCATCTAGGGCAGGATGCACTTTTTGGTGAGGAAGTGGCTACCCCCCTACTTAAAGAAGACTCTCCGATAGAGTCTAAAGCCCTGGAATGGGAGAAAAGTGTTTATGGTTTTTGGGTTAGTGGCCATCCTTATGAACAGTACAGAAACTTGTTTCGAAATGAATTGGGTCGTAAACGATTACTTGATCTAGTCCCTGGAAGAGAAACAATTCATGTAACTGGTCTTGTAGGGGAAGTGAGACAGGTAGTAGGGAAGAAGGGGGCATTCGGTATCGTTAAACTGGATGATGGTTCAAGCGTGATCGAATTACTGATTTATACCACGGTCTGGGAAAAATATAAAAATAAAATTGAGAATGGTAATTTCTTGGAAGCAGTTGGAAAAGTAAAATTTGATGACTATACAAAACAATTATCCATAGTTGTTGATGGCATTGATGATTTGACGGGGTATTTTAGTGCGCATGTTTCTCGTATTATGATAAGACCATGCTACCACACTCTATATCTAGAAAAAATTAAAAATATAGTGAGTAATAATTCTAGTTCTGCAGGGGCCCCTAAGGTATGCTTATTATATAGAAATGAAAAAAATAAATTAACAGGAGTCATCGAGTTGGGGGGCTTTTCATATAATGTTTCGGCACTGATTAAACTAACAGATTTTATTAATATTGATATTCTATAA
- a CDS encoding glycosyltransferase, with protein sequence MKKLTVLMPVYNGRLDWVEGAVSSILNQSFRDFNFLIINDGSNQEMTEFLMSLPSRDGRIKILNNDGNKGLVYSLNRGLEESGTEWVARMDADDWAFPHRLEVQMDYLENSKSVSVLGTKAVYLEDGKPVLKKNLPLTMENIAASLPFYCCICHPTVILNRKAVLSVGGYPNVKNAEDYALWLELLRTKKYNFINLDSICLRYRRGLERKEYRQIQVSSSYRVRDLFFNQLGLDVHSICRGNLWELHNIIVSKILLLHPDANRSILMINADKFILDLLRSKNCSIPSTILEYQKWKFYYLWHKFNSTFDDLR encoded by the coding sequence ATGAAGAAATTAACAGTATTAATGCCCGTATATAATGGCCGTTTAGATTGGGTAGAGGGGGCTGTTTCCTCTATACTAAATCAAAGTTTTCGTGATTTTAACTTTTTGATTATTAATGACGGATCTAATCAGGAAATGACGGAGTTCTTGATGTCCTTACCATCAAGGGATGGTAGGATTAAAATATTAAATAATGATGGGAATAAGGGATTGGTTTATTCGCTCAATCGAGGTCTAGAAGAATCCGGTACTGAGTGGGTTGCCCGGATGGATGCTGACGATTGGGCATTCCCTCATAGACTAGAAGTGCAAATGGATTATTTAGAAAATTCTAAGAGTGTTTCAGTTTTAGGAACAAAAGCAGTCTATTTAGAAGATGGAAAGCCAGTATTAAAGAAAAATTTACCATTAACAATGGAGAATATTGCTGCTAGTCTGCCATTTTATTGTTGTATATGCCACCCTACTGTGATATTGAATAGAAAAGCTGTATTGTCGGTTGGTGGATATCCGAATGTGAAGAATGCAGAAGACTATGCATTATGGTTAGAGTTGCTAAGAACCAAAAAATATAACTTTATTAATCTAGATTCTATCTGTTTAAGATATAGAAGAGGATTGGAAAGGAAAGAATATAGACAAATTCAAGTTTCTTCATCTTATAGAGTGAGAGATCTATTTTTTAACCAGCTTGGTCTTGATGTCCATTCAATCTGTAGAGGAAACTTATGGGAGTTGCATAATATTATTGTTTCTAAAATTTTGTTGTTGCATCCAGATGCCAATAGATCTATTTTAATGATTAATGCTGATAAATTTATATTGGATTTGTTGCGTTCTAAAAATTGCAGTATACCATCGACAATACTTGAATATCAAAAATGGAAATTTTATTATTTGTGGCATAAATTTAATTCGACTTTTGATGACTTGAGATAA
- a CDS encoding glycosyltransferase family 8 protein: MNKYISICFAINNSYYEQTIKIIKSIITYTNSELIKVYVLFNDLDAENKIKILNLQNNNARVNIKLIKISNYIFDNIKITIPHTSIETYFRLLIPTIFKDIEDKILYLDADIVIRHNIDDLWETDIQNFCLAGVEDTFIKAINYKNNIGLLNDDIYVNAGVLLFNIKRITQLFSGDEIISAAEKIEKSKKINFQDQDIINIIFKGQIKKINKRFNLTMAEIRNSSIDIIENAAIIHYTGSKKPWNVKNPDSIPYKYYFTETNNINKLSSSLKKEDYNGYRHYSWFSIPLWKKRLK; the protein is encoded by the coding sequence ATGAATAAATACATATCAATTTGTTTTGCAATTAATAACTCATACTACGAACAAACAATTAAAATTATTAAATCAATCATTACCTACACCAATTCAGAATTGATTAAAGTATACGTCTTGTTCAACGATTTAGATGCGGAAAATAAAATAAAAATACTCAATTTGCAGAATAACAACGCACGGGTAAATATTAAACTAATCAAAATATCTAATTATATTTTCGACAATATTAAAATAACAATTCCACATACAAGCATTGAAACCTACTTTAGGTTACTTATTCCTACAATTTTTAAAGATATTGAAGACAAAATTCTCTATCTCGATGCAGATATCGTCATTCGACACAATATTGATGACTTATGGGAAACTGATATTCAAAATTTCTGTCTTGCAGGAGTAGAAGACACATTCATCAAAGCAATAAACTACAAGAACAATATTGGCTTACTTAATGATGATATTTATGTGAATGCAGGGGTTTTATTGTTCAATATTAAAAGAATCACTCAGTTGTTTAGTGGTGATGAAATCATATCAGCCGCAGAAAAAATAGAAAAATCAAAAAAAATTAATTTCCAAGATCAAGATATTATAAATATAATATTTAAAGGACAAATCAAGAAAATTAACAAAAGATTCAACCTAACGATGGCAGAAATCAGAAATTCATCCATAGATATTATCGAAAATGCTGCAATAATCCATTATACAGGATCAAAAAAGCCTTGGAACGTAAAAAACCCAGATTCAATTCCCTATAAATATTATTTTACAGAAACTAACAACATAAATAAGCTTTCGTCCTCTTTAAAAAAGGAAGATTATAACGGATATAGGCATTATTCTTGGTTTTCTATTCCTCTTTGGAAAAAAAGATTAAAATAA